In Gimesia benthica, a single window of DNA contains:
- a CDS encoding DUF1559 domain-containing protein, with protein sequence MEKVLLKKKRGFTLIELLVVIAIIAILIALLLPAVQQAREAARRSQCKNNLKQIGLALHNYHDNFQCFPPGDIRRTYGAGVTSWTTSQLGWIPRILPFLDQAPLYNQINWEMEHGVSAAPNNSIRREKLPVLRCPSDSSRQPDGNYGPTNYMACRSLALTSDTAVSNITGSNQDVNSMFRMNNSVRIRDVEDGTTNTMMVSETFASAPMCSELPTNNSCAATCATVYGSNTTGAQQGYSWFYASLYQSHYYCTVYTPNTKIPDCGAGSSSTNALLSARSKHVGGVHVLLADGSIRFASDNVDINIWRNLGNYNDGNVLGEW encoded by the coding sequence ATGGAAAAAGTGTTGCTCAAAAAGAAGCGTGGATTCACGCTGATCGAACTGCTGGTTGTAATTGCAATCATCGCGATTCTGATTGCACTTCTGTTGCCGGCCGTTCAGCAGGCACGCGAAGCAGCGCGTCGCTCGCAGTGTAAAAACAATCTGAAACAGATTGGCTTGGCACTGCACAACTATCACGATAACTTTCAGTGCTTCCCTCCCGGTGATATCCGTAGAACCTACGGAGCCGGCGTCACATCCTGGACGACGAGTCAGTTGGGCTGGATTCCCCGTATTCTGCCGTTCCTGGACCAGGCACCGCTCTATAACCAGATCAACTGGGAAATGGAACATGGCGTCAGCGCGGCTCCGAATAACAGTATCCGCAGAGAGAAGCTGCCGGTTCTCCGCTGCCCAAGTGACTCATCACGTCAGCCGGACGGAAACTATGGCCCGACAAACTACATGGCCTGTCGCAGCCTGGCTCTGACCTCTGATACCGCCGTGAGTAACATCACGGGATCAAACCAGGATGTCAATTCCATGTTCCGCATGAACAACAGCGTTCGCATCCGTGACGTTGAAGACGGAACGACCAACACGATGATGGTCTCAGAAACTTTCGCCAGCGCGCCCATGTGTAGCGAATTGCCGACCAACAACAGTTGTGCTGCGACCTGTGCCACCGTTTATGGCAGTAATACCACCGGCGCTCAGCAGGGCTACTCCTGGTTCTACGCCTCGTTGTACCAGTCGCACTATTATTGTACAGTGTATACACCCAACACCAAAATTCCTGACTGCGGTGCCGGTTCGAGCTCAACCAACGCGCTCCTGTCTGCCCGCAGTAAACACGTTGGTGGCGTGCACGTGCTGCTGGCTGACGGATCAATCCGCTTCGCTTCGGACAACGTCGACATCAACATCTGGCGTAACCTGGGGAATTACAATGATGGTAATGTCCTGGGTGAATGGTAA